TGATATGCAGCATGGCTGGCAGAACCTACCAGTTTCTTGAAAGGGAAAATATCATACATTATTCTACAGTATTCCATGGATGACTCCACTGAGCAGGTCCACAGGGACTTGGAGATGGGTGCCAGAGGAATGATGCCCTGGGTGCGGTTCTTCACTAACATATCGAATTCCACGTGCTGCCTGCATGATTCTGCCATGTAGGGGCAGTGATCCACAACGAAAACAGTTTTGTGAgactcagaaaatattttcattttcttcctgaaagaAACAGACATCGAAAGCGGAAAGAAATTGCACAcggtgaaaaaaacccaaacaaaactcatcgtAAATTGACTCTGTAAATTACACATGCATCCTAGAAATACACAAGTTTTAGACTCCGTGTTTAGTAGACTACATTTCTTATCAGAAGACACTATtttttctcaggaggaaaaatagagaaaagtGGAATTATATTACTGAAAAGGCAACAAAAATGCACAGTATTAGTCTCTCCACTTCTCTAGTTAAAACCAACTTTAAAGAAGAAGTACACAAACTGCTTCCTATTTAAAGCTTATTTCCTAAAATAAGTAACacgcaaaagaaaaaaaattattattaaagaCCTATAAGTAACATAATCAGAATTTTAGTCTTGGCGTTGCCAAATACatcttatttttaaacaaatagtTGCATCTGTACTTCAACATCTCACTGACAAATATACCAAGTGTGGAATTATAAAAATCACAGAGCAGGCaaggctggaaggaacctcCAGAGATGATCTGGGCAAACCCCCAGCCAAGGCAGGTGGCCTAGAGCGGGTAATGCCTTCCCAGGGTTTGGAATGTCTCCAGAGGGGGACTCccttcccaggcagctgctcctgggctctgCCACCTTTTATGTACAGAAATCCTTCCTCAGGTtgaggtggaacttcctgtgttTTCGTTTACGGCCACTGCTCCTCTCCTGTCGCTGGACACCACCGAAAACAGTTTCTAGCATAAGAATTTACTTTTCCGTGTGCTTCTGCTGAATTACAGAATACATAAGACAAAAAATACATATGAGCTCATTTAGAAAAACCTAAAATATCAAAGCAACGAGGATCACGGAAGTGAGACCGCGGCTTCCTCGGGGGGAGGCAGCGGGGCAGGTTTGGGCCCCGCGCtcggctgcagcagccgggGCTCAGCGCGGCCCCTTGGCCTGACCCGGCCGCTGCCAGCCCGGCCCGGGCGGGGCAGGGAGCCCGAGAGGCCGCGGCAGCGCCGCTGCAAGCGTTACGGCGACGGCGAGCGTTCCTCACCTGGGCCGGCTCCTCCTGTGGTGCAGCAGCCCCGGTCCCGCTCCTCGCCGCGCCCGGCCGCgcccgcggccccgctccgaggaggaggagggacgAGGCCCGCGGGGCGCCCTAGACGGGGCCAGGCGCGGGCGCCTCCGGCCGGGCGCCCTCCATGTCCCTGCGGCGCTCTGCTCCCCCTCGTCGGGCGGCTcggcggggagcgcggggccCGGGTCCGGCCTGCGCGCCCGGCGCCCGCGGGGGTGGGAGAGGCGGCCGGAGCCCCCCCCGCTCCGCCCACCCCTGAGCCCGCGGGGGCCCCGCGCGGCCACGGGCGccgccggcaccgcggctcccccgGGGGGAGCGCCCGGCCTCTGTCCGCACTTCCCCGGGCCACAGCGCCCGGCCGAGATCACTCGCCCAACATGCCGAGGCCGGCACCGGCCTCGCTCCCGTTCCTTCTCCTGTTCCCCAGCCCGATCCCGCCTGGGCGCGGACGCCCCGCCCGTCCCTGCGCTGACCGCTCGGCTCGGGGGAGGAGCTCGCGATCTCGCGAGAGCACGGGGACGCCCTGTGGGCGGGCCCCGCCGAGGCCGCCGTGTTCTCGCGAGATCTGCGGGCGCGGCGGGCACACGAGGGGCGGCAGTTCCGTGAGCCGTTCTAGTTTCTGTGGGAATTCTGTCTTCCAGGGTGCAGGGAGCCGGAGCGTGCCGGCAAAAGGCTCCCCGATCACCGAAACGTCATACTTTTTACACATTTTAAGAAACAGAATCACCAGCCATCACAGGCAAAAAGTTACGTCATTTGCCTGTTAATTAGTACTCAACCCCGTTTGCTGGGTGTGTCTGTGGCTTCTCACGCTCATCAGTGCGCAGCCGAAGTTCTCCCCATTTGAGTCTGGGGTCTGTTTTTAGGAGGGGGTCGGTGCTTGCGATCGCCGGCATTAACTTTACCCCTGTTACTGACTTTACCCTTGATGGCTCTCAGCCACGCTGCCCCATCATTTTGTGACtgtctccctttttttcttaaaagatgGGACAACAATACAAACATGGAATCACACAACGCCCTGGCCTGCGAGGGACCCTACTACTCCATCCGGGTCCatcccccctgccatggacagggacactttccactattccagcttgctcagagccccatccagcctggccttggacatcgTCAGGAATGAGGtagtcacagcttctctgggcaccctgaggcctcagcaccctcacagggaagaatttcttcccaataccCAACCTAAATCTATTGATAGTGCAACTGCTTAATCCTGCGTGTGCCGCTAGAGCTGCTGATGTACAAATGACCACAGATCCCGAGGTTTGCCTCGGCACCCTCCTCACACCTGCAGGACCCAGCATCTGGAGGAGGCGGGCGTTGTCTCGCGAGATTTGGAGCCGGCGGCCGCGGAGGGGCATGTTCTCGCGAGAGCGGCGAGCGGCCGGTACCGCCCCCGCCGCACGGCGCCCCCTGGCGGGGACGGGACGCGCCGGCCTCCCCTCGCGCCGCCATTTGACATCGGTCGGGGCCGGTGCGGGCGCACCCCCGGCGCGGCCGGAGCCCCGGGCATGAGTGAGTTCGGTGGAGGGGTTCGGGGACACGGCGGGGGGTTGCCGCTGTGGCCGCCGCCGGGCGATCGGGAGCGCGGGCAGACTTGCGTGGGGACGCCCCACGGCCGGGGGCGTGAAGGAGCAGGACGCCCCTTGCCCCCGCCTCAGAgccgcgggccgggccgggcccgggacCCCTCACGTGTGTCGGCTCGCGCCGGTGTCACGACAGGCGCCGGTGTCGCCCCTCAGCGTGGCGGTGGCGCCGCGTTTTGGGGGCGGGAGGCGACGCTACGGGCGGTGACACCCCCGGGACGCCGCTGTCGCACCGGGAGGGGACAGCCCGGCATCTGTCACGGCGGGAGTGCGGCGGTGACACCCCCGGGATGCTCCTGTCGCGCCGGGACCTTTGCACCAGCCTAAATTCCTTGGAATTCCTTGGAAATTGCAATCTGGCTCAGCGCTCCCAAGCTGGTCTCCGTGGTAACAGAACCCACAAGCTGTGGGAAAAGGCGGCTTCCAGTAaggataaaaaaaggaaaaaaaagaggcagaaaGTTAGGAGAAGGCGGTGGTCGCACGGAGATCTTTATtctttggtgttgttttttgGTGTTTAATTTGGTGATGAAAGGCATTAGCAAATAGCAGGAAGTGACCGTGTCCAGTAGGAGTGTTGCTGGGTGACTTGGGGCTCTGCTACCTGTTGACACGGCTGCAGTAACGAGCAGCCTTGCAGCATCTGTGCACCTGGGCATCTCTGTAGGGCAGGGCTCAGGAATCATTAACTTCAGCTCACCTAGTCATGCTCATAAAAAATAATACACGATAAGGATTTGCTTAAATCAATTATATTAGTGATTACTTGGAGTTTTTTCCACCTCCCTAATGTCCAGGCTGACTCACGGATTTAGCTCAGTTTCAGGATCAGGcaaaggttttgtttttcacagGCAGCCAGAGAGCATTTTAAGATTCAAGGATTAGGACCAGTGTCTTGGATTCTGAAATGTATCCTAGCCATGGTTTGGAGCCACTGTGAATCACTATGATACAAACAGTGATTCTGCTTTTTGAGGTACCAATGCTGCCTGAAAACtggagctgggccctggcctgacAGGGGACAGTGACTGCAGAATTTTTGGGGCTGTATTCCACACACCTTTGCCAGCACATTCCCTGTGAAAAGAAACATCAGTGCCTTTGCCACAAACAAACTTCCTTTCCTCTGACATGGTTGGGCTGGGGCAAAAACAAGAAAGTGCATCTATTAAACAGATGCTGTTTAAAAATTTATGTGGATGCAGACAAATTGTCAGAGGTGTTAAGTGCATTGTAGTCTGTATGCCAAATGCATTCCCAGCTCATGTAGAGGCCTCAGAGGCTTTGTTTATACTGGTCAGAGAATTCCTGGAGAGCGAGCTGAATTAAAGGCTGctcttcagcagcagcatggaTCTCACTGAATCAATTTCTGCAGCAGTTCAGCCAGTTAGTGGGGAAGGTCATCTTTTGTCTGGGACGTTTCTGTAGAGATCTAACTGGAGGGAGGAGCAAGAAAAGCAGATCTCTAAAAACAGTGCAGTGTGCTTCCTTTCCATGTGGTATAGCTCCAAGTGCTAAGTCAGGGTGAATAAATCAAGCGCCTGTGATAGCCCAGCACTCTGCTGGGGGCCTGGCTGTCTCAGAGACATCCTATGGAAAGTGAAATGCCACCGTTGTCTGATAAACAGCAAACCTGCACATGCCAGAGTGCTGATGCTTTTGATAGCATGTGAGTCCCAGAACACACAGGTAAAATGTCTTGTGTTTGAAAtatccttccttctgctgcttaCCTGGGATAGGAGCAAAAGGTCAGCTGAGGCAAATTTGaggatttctttccatttaGCTTAAGATCCTGGGCTATGATTTGTAAAGGTACCTGAGAAAGTTAGAAAATCAACCtgaagtgatttttcttttcatgtagCTGAGGAAAGACTCAATAATCTTTAATGCTTACAAAAATCTTTACTTTTGCAAATAGCCTGGCTAAGAAATGGATTTAATAGATTCTTTCAGTACCTTAGAACATTTCCTAAACCAAATATTAAGCCTGATATCAACAAGGCCCATAAATCCTATAAGCCTCTATCGCTGCTGTTTGATTGCTGAAGACTGTTCAAGGAGTTTAAATAGTCTACTGAAAAGGAAATCTAAGTCCAAGGttccttaaaagaaaataaaaacatagaCTGAAAATCTTGGTCTTGAAACTCAACCTACCAAGCATGAATatggaaaaatgcagtttaaagGCCAGTAGTGTTTGCAATAGACACAAGCATTTTGCAAGTTTGCCAGTTCTGGCAATCTGCAGTTCCTGTGAACAAGTGCTGCAGGTGGAAGGGCGATGTTTAAAGGGTGCAGTTGCTTCTTTTCATTAGCTGAGTTGCTGTCTCTCTCCATGCTCTGAAAATGTCACAGTTCCATTCCACGCAGCGATGCTTGTGTTCAGTTAGAGACTTGAACAAAACACGAGCCTTTTGTCTTCTGAACCTTCCCTGAGCAATTTTCTCTACTCCATCAGTTTGAGCTGCTCCCTCTCTGCTGATTTAAGTCATCAGAATTTTCCAGGCCACTGTAATCCTTCAGCATTCTCTTTTGTGCTGGATTTATACCTCAGTTACCCTGAACTATATCTGTTAGGAGGGCAAATTACAAAAAAGTGGCACTAAAATGAATGAGTTGATGCAACATTCTTTCACTTTCTGTGTCACTCTGCCAgaagcagggctctgcccagctttGCCGTGCTGCCCTGCCTCTGGTGGCTGCGCTGTGCCGAGGCGCAGGGTGCCAGCGCTGCCTTTGTCCCGTTCAGAAATGAGCTGCACCATCGAGAAGGCGCTGGCGGACGCGAAGGCGCTGGTGGAGCGGCTGAGGGAGCACGACAGCGCGGCCGAGGCGCTCATCGAGCAGACCACGGCGCTCAACAAGCGGGTGGAGGCCATGAAACAGGtctgctctccagccctgcctgtcctggcactgcagcatTCTGGCTCCGGGGATTCTGTGCAGcacggagtgagcggctgctggGGTCATCCTCTAGTGCAGACTGGGTGTTTTAGTAGGGGTGTGGCTGTCATCTAAAAATAGCTTGTTTATGTAGTTTGAGACTGTGAAAACATTTTCACAGTTACTCCAGTTTAAAAATGAGAACAAGCATTTATTTGAAGAATGCTGGTAGAAATGGGCTTGGTATCTTACAAACCACTCTGTGGTGTCTCTTGGTTTGCTCTCCAATGCAATACTACacaattttattaatttcagcATGCCCATTTAATCATACAGGGTCTCTGACATGTTTTCTTCTGTTCAGAATACTTTGTCTTACTTTGTTTCCAAAATAGCCTCTTGGGCTTCTTTGTGCTCACTTCTGTTCTGATGTTGAGCTGCTCAAGGCGTGTTGTTAGATTGAGTGTGAATTTCACAAGACAACTCTTGGGAAAATGTAAAGGTGTCTTGTGACTTTCCATATGGGAGTCCATCCTGTCACTTTAGTGAACCCAAGATATGTTAATGGGCCTATAAAATTATAACACCCTGCATGCAATTCAGCCCTGTAAAACTAGGCATGCAGAGGCTTCGTGGCTTCAGATCAAGAGTATCACATGTTCCCATGTGTTGGGAGTCAGGATCCATTGACTTGGGCCCGAGTGACTTGTACCCGCACAGCCTAGTGGCTTAAGGTTTTGGGAAGCCACAGTAAATGTCAGGAGGTTAGTACCTCATGGTTTGTCTTTACCACATCTCTATGTGTTTTAAATTGCCTGATGGTGAACTTGGCTTGCATTAACTGAAGGTTAAATAGCATCCACAACACACATCTAAGGTGATGCTTTTGTGTCTCTAAAGGACAGGATGTCTGCAACACCTTCTGGTGTGTGTGTTtgatattattatttaaaagcaAGCATTGTCTTCCTGGTTACAGACTGTGAGTGACAGTAGAACTGGTGCTTTGTGACCTGCTGAGTAATACCTGCCTTTGGTTAATCAAATATGCTGTAccttgttggtttgtttttgtaatAACCAGTACCAGGAGGAAATCCAAGAGCTCAATGAAGTAGCAAGACATCGCCCTCGGTCTACTCTAGTGATGGGTATCCAGCAGGAAAACAGACAGATTAGGGAATTgcaacaggaaaacaaaggtAAATTATGACTATTCTACCCTTTTCAAGCTGCAGCCTGAATCACTGGAAACGGAGTTTTACCACTGATCTCTTTTCAAAACAGAGCTgtagaagaaatattttcttctaatttCCATTTGTCAGTTTAACTGATCAAAATTAAATTCAAGAGTCCTAAAGTCTCAGCCTCTGGGACTTTTGAAGAGAGATTTGGTAAAAATTGTGTTTTTTGGTCTTTACCTAATGTCCAGCACCAGTGAGGAGATAAATAGAACTTTATTCTGCAATATGGGCATTTTTTTGGAGAagtgtttaatgactgctgaaAATAATAGGAACAGTCAGGACAAGTCACAGTGTAAGTAGAGAAGTATAATTCCTTCTGGTATTCTGTACACTAGGAATGCACTGTTCCTCCAAGAAAGTCTTAGATATTCTAACAGCTCCACTCAGCAAAGGATTCAGTGATCTCAATTCAGATGAGTCTTGCCTTATTTCGGGCAGTATTTATCCTTTGACTCAGTATATTATGAACAGAAGCATTTTTCAACTCTGGTTTTACCAAGCTCAGATTAAGACAGATCTGTGAACTCCTTCCTGCCTTTTGTACAGCGTGGCTTGTAGTGGCTGGGGTGAAGCTGCTCAGCCACACTCCAGCTGGCTTTTGTCAGCCACAGGGACTGAACACGAAGTCACACCAACAAAAGACTCTTTGTTACTGACCAGGATTTTGCCCAGGCTGATCAGCATCAAAGCCATTTGCAGAGCCTGTGTAGATTTCATGATGCAGGGAGCGGGGACACTCAGCTTTGGGCTCATTTCAGTTTTCTCAGGCTGAAATCCTTGTGCATTCTGATTTGGTTCTCTGTGCTAAACTCTTACCTGCATTTTGAATTCTGTTGGCAGAGCTGCGCACGTCTCTCGAGGAGCACCAGTCAGCTCTGGAGCTCATCATGAGCAAGTACAGAGAACAGATGTTTAGGTTGCTTATGGCGAGCAAAAAGGATGACCCAAGTATAATAATGAAGTTAAAAGAGCAACATTCCAAGGTAATGACTTCATTGAgggtttttgctttgttttttagtTAACCTTAGTTTGTAGGGAATCAATTCAAAGCTCACTTCATGGCAGTTTTTATGCTATTGTACTACAAATGAGCCTTAATTTGTATAATCCACCCCATATAGCACAATCAGGAAACTATCAATTGAGTGAGTCAACCTTGTCATTTATTAGAACTTTAAACAGGTAGCATTTCATTACTGCATTtgcttaattttcttttgtttcactTCAGTCTTTAAGGCAACTGCCCTGTTACACTGCCAGAGGTTAGTAATTGTCAGGCTTTTAGACTAGCTTTAATTTATGCTTGTGACACCAACAAATCATTAATAAACCTCTGCTTAGGGAGAGTAGGAGGAGCGAGCTTTTTTTAattcaatatttaattttttccccctaaatattgtaaataaatttaaaaaaaattaaaagtccTTTTGACTATTGATTAACTGGATGAAGCAGGAAACACAAGTATATGTTCAGTTATTTATTAGTCAAAAGGACTtttaaattttgggggaattcaTTAATCTGGGTCACTGACAGATCTAAACAGGAGCTTTTTAGCAAAATATTACATTTCATTGAAAATATAATCATTAGACAATATCATTATCAAAACATAATCATTTGTGTGGACAAACATGTTCTAAGTGTTTAATAATCTTCCTCCTCAGCTAATTTAAGTTTGCAAAGCAAATTTAGGGTCTGCTTACTGGGAAAACAGAATTTAAGAATTTGATTCTTTCTTGCCTGCTTACAGCATCCTATGTGTGTAATTATTGCCATTGgtatgaaaaaatattattggATTAGAACTTTATCTTTAACATAAAATCTTGAAAAATgacagataaaaataattttcaacagAAGTTACCTCATAATATGGTATAGCACCTGCTCCAGCTTCAAGAGAGCCAACACAAGAGGAGTAAAATGAAATCCATCCTGAAATGGACTGTGACAGTTCATTTAGGAGCACTTCAatggaaaggcaggaaaaaaaaacaaaaaaagaaaaaataacatcTCACAATGTAATTGGAACAGGAGATTTGGGCTTCAACATTTTCATTAAACCTCTTCCTTCATGAATGCCTGATGAAAAAGATTTATCACCCTTATCCTGACACGTAGGATTTCTGGAATTTCATTATTCATTTTCTAGCTCAAGCTTCACATTCAGAAGATTGAACAATGTTGAAACACTTTTTAAATACCTCTCTCTTGTTAAGCAAAAAATCCATTATACCCAAGGAGTTAAGCTCCCTGTTCCCAGTAATGCTATTTTCCTGAGTGCCAGCTGTTATTTTAGTGCCTGTTTACAGATTATTACAGGAGCATTGATTGCTGCAGATGAAGAAGCACCTCCTTTAAATAGAACAACAGTGTCTGTTGGTGTTGTGTGCAAGAGAAAAGTGTGTGTTGGTAGCAGTGACCCTGATCTAAGTGTGCTGTTTGAATTTGCTCAGCTGAAACAAGGCCCTCAAATGGGTGCAGCCCCTTTTTGGTTTTCTCTCTTTAGAGAGAAAAATACCCCATGTGtatgagagagagagatttcACACACAGAGGCTTTCACTGTCACTGcaatcttctttctgttttccacATGTGCCTTCCAGAGCAGAACCTTCCAGTTTGGTGTTGGTGTTGGGGTCTGACCTACCATCAGTGACTTTGGAACAGCCCCAAAGTTGTATTGATCAGTTGTATTGAGCTGTgaaagcagggagagcagcagaatATCTGAAACCCACAGCTCCTACCAGTCCTTCTCCAGGGTGCATCCTTGCCTGACCATAGCATCCTGTCAAGCTAAATTTGGgagttcttaaaaaaatatatttcatgtCATCACCTGTACTAGGaactgagaagaaaataaagattttcaGCAAGTTCTTCCCTGCCCCCTCACATTAAGAGTGGGCATTTAACAACTGCTAAATTATAGCTTGGGCAATTGGAATGGCAGAGGGGAAAGGGTATTTGTTTTGGTCAGATGATTCATTATGATTCCAGCTGAGGCAGTTCTTTGTGGTAGTTTAAAGGCAAGCTGATCATCTGCCAGTTGTATAGATCTCCCATCAAATTCATCATTTAAATGTGGGATTTAGCTTTAGTCTCTGCAGTCCTTCATTTCAGCCCTCCTGTTCTGCTTTTCTTGATACTAGCCAATAAATATTGTGGATTTTgtccaaaggccaggtcaggcACAACTAGACTGGCATCACAGCAGAGTTGGAATAAAAGACAAGTTGAAAAAGGAAAGCTGTTGGAAATACCTTTAAACTGTTTGGCTTAACTGAGCAGTGAATGCCAGAGGGGCACAGGCTTCTCACATAGCATTGCAGGGAAAGGAAGCAGTGACCCTTATCCTGAACCTCTGAAGTCCACAGCCCATAAGCTGGAATTGGATGTGGAGTCAAGCAAAAGTATCTAAAATAGAGAGTGGAGGACAGGTATGAGTTTTGTAGTATATCACATAGTAAGGACGACCACTGCACCTGCTCTTTTTTAGAGAAAAATGCCTGTCCATGGACTGGTACTGGAGATCCAGTTTCAAACACCTGGAAAGAATGTGGCTTTCCCTGCTGTTCTCACAGGAGTGGAGTTGTTTTGCATATCCAAAATAACACACATCAGTTCCTGCTGCACAGGAGGGCCTGGTCAGGGCAAGCACAGCACCATCTTGCAGCTGTTTTGAGGCCAGGGTTCACAGCTGGTTAAGCCTCTCTCAGATTCCACTGTGAGGCAAACcagatttatttaaataaacaggACCACTGGGGCTGCCCACACTGTAAAGTTAGAGAGAATTTGTTTTCCAAAATTGAGATCTGTGATAAAAAATGTCACAGCAGCTAAACGACACTTAatgctttgcttttttaataATGCAGAAAATGTATCACTAAGATATTACCGAATATTGTATCTCAGGAGCTGCAAGTGCACGTGGACCAAATTACAGAGATGGCAGCGGTGATGAGAAAAGCCATCGAGGTGGACGAAAGGCACGGCTGCAAAGAGCAGGAGCGCATCAGCCAGCTCGAGGTGAGGAgaaagctgcagagcacagatGTTAAAGGGAGTCAAGATCCTTCCAGGTGTTTGATGGTGTTACTGTCCCAGCCACTCACTGCTGTTGTGTTACCCTTGccttgctggagcaggggaagcacCACTGCAGCCTAATCTCCAGGAGGGGTGCTTAAAGCCCATCCAAGAGAGCAGGAGGGTCAGAAACCTCATGTGCTCCCTTGGAGAAGATGACACAGCACTGATTTCAAGTCAGTGTTTCACTCCTTATGCATTAGTTTGGAGTAGAGGGGAGGCTTTACCTGGTATCCTTCTGGAGTCCTACTAATGTATTTTTCACTCTCTGGTTTAGCAAGAAAACAAAGGCTTGAGAGAAATTCTTCAAATCACTAGAGAATCGTTTCTGAACCTCAAGAAAGACGATGGATCAGAGAGCACGTCCCTGTCAGGATTAGTGACAAGCAGTGATCTGAGCCTGAGGAAGAGCTAAGGACTCTGGGAATCAGCAAGCTTCAGTTGCACACTTAAACCAATGGAGCATCAGGGGGCACTGGTCAAGCACTTGTTACTGAATAGGGCACCAGCAAGAGGATACACCCAACTCCAGCTCAGTGGCTTTTACACTGTGTGACATAAATTCAGCTGGTGTTCTGCAATACCCTCAGTGACAGATTGATTGCCATAGACCTAACCTCAGTAGGAAATGGATTAATGCACTTGCTGAATTGCAAATTCTTTTTATATGAACTTGTTTTACAGATTAAAGGTGAGATTTCAAgtaatttatataaattattGCTCATACAAAGTTCAGTGCAACTCTTAGATAATAAAGGTAAGATTTCAAGTCTAATCTCTGCCTTAGAAAGTAGTAACTTATGAATTTGCTCTGTGCATGATCCACAtagcattttttccttttgttttggttttaataaCTTCTCATTTTGCAACAAACCTCTTTGATGGGAGGGGCACACAGGCAGCATAAAATTTAAGGATTTCTGTCATTTAGCCTTGAGGTATCGCTTTAAAATACAGGCCAGTTTTTAAATGTAAGGAATGCTGTCAATCAGTAGCTTGGAGTTTTTAAATTAAGCAAGATTCTTTCAAATATGTGCACTGAATTGTATTGTGAGAAcatgggaagagctgttcccgCTGTGTTGTTCTCAGGAACACAGGAGCAATACAATTCTGCCTCAGCTTTTACCTTTCAGAGGGCAAATCCAGCTCAGTTCTCTGTCAGTAAGAAACCACACAAGTCCTGTGTCTTTCTTCTCCAGTTGCCTGCCCAAACTTCCTGAGTGAGGAATGGTAActggaaagcacaaaagcagtggcagcagaaatGGGGGTGGAGGAAGGAGGAAGCAGCttcatggcagagctggcagcctgcAATTAGTAgtcttaattttcctttctcca
This region of Zonotrichia albicollis isolate bZonAlb1 chromosome 4, bZonAlb1.hap1, whole genome shotgun sequence genomic DNA includes:
- the FGFR1OP2 gene encoding FGFR1 oncogene partner 2 isoform X1, encoding MKAGLCPALPCCPASGGCAVPRRRVPALPLSRSEMSCTIEKALADAKALVERLREHDSAAEALIEQTTALNKRVEAMKQYQEEIQELNEVARHRPRSTLVMGIQQENRQIRELQQENKELRTSLEEHQSALELIMSKYREQMFRLLMASKKDDPSIIMKLKEQHSKELQVHVDQITEMAAVMRKAIEVDERHGCKEQERISQLEQENKGLREILQITRESFLNLKKDDGSESTSLSGLVTSSDLSLRKS
- the FGFR1OP2 gene encoding FGFR1 oncogene partner 2 isoform X2, whose product is MKMSCTIEKALADAKALVERLREHDSAAEALIEQTTALNKRVEAMKQYQEEIQELNEVARHRPRSTLVMGIQQENRQIRELQQENKELRTSLEEHQSALELIMSKYREQMFRLLMASKKDDPSIIMKLKEQHSKELQVHVDQITEMAAVMRKAIEVDERHGCKEQERISQLEQENKGLREILQITRESFLNLKKDDGSESTSLSGLVTSSDLSLRKS